TCATAGGGCCCGTCCGTAGCCCGCCCAGCCTGGTGAATATTCATATATGCAAATCAGCGGCCCCGTCGCCAGGGCGTCATCAGCCGGGGCCGGGCGGGCCCAGCCGCTGCCGGCAGAGGCCGCAGATGGCGGCGCCCTCGGCCCCGCGGCCGCCCCGGCCCCGCAAGGAGCCGCAGCCGCTGGTCATCCCCCGGAGCGCGGCCGAGGAGCAGCGGCTGCGGCTGGAGCGGCTCATGAAGAACCCGgtgagccccccccggccccccccccgctacgggcccccccggcctggcccccccccgctacgggcccccccccggcccccccggatactgagccccccccgcctggcccgggCCCCCCGGATACTGagcccccccgcctggcccgggCCCCctggcccgggcccccccccccgctacgggccccccccggcccgggccccccccccggatACTGAGCCCCCGGCCCGGGCCCCCCGGatactgagcccccccccccgctacgggcccccccccccgctacgggCCCCCCCCCGGATACTGAGCCCCCCCGGATactgagccccccccggcccgggcccCCGGATactgagccccccccggcccgggcccCCCGGATACTGAGGCCCCCCTGGATACtgagccccccccggcctggcccggGCCCCCCCGATACtgagccccccccggcctggcccggGCCCCCCCGATACtgagccccccccggcctggcccggGCCCCCCCGATactgagccccccccggcccgggcccCCCCGCTACAGGCCCCCCGGATACTGGGCCCCCCCCGCTACGGGCCCCCCGGATACTGagcccgcccggcccctcccgctACGGGCCCCCTGGCCTGGTCCCTCAATGCTGAGCCCCCCACCTGCTACAGGGCCCCAGGCTTGGTCCCCCCTTTCCTGGACCCCTGATAcgagcccctgccctgcgccagcCAGCCCCTGAATTGGAcccttcctcctctgcctggGACCGAGCCCTAGATctgtgccccttcctccccccgacTGGTCTCCTGGCGTGACAATCCTTGGGACTGACCCGTGGCACCTCTCTAGTGCTGGGCTCCTGGACCGACCTGGTGCTGTTCCCTCAGCTCCATCCTGGACTCCTGTGATTCCCCTCTGGGAGTGGGTCCCGTTCTTGCCCTTGGGGCAACCCAAAGCGTCCTCTCCCAATTGAtaccacccccagctgcccacccTTTTCGTGCAATGACTGCCCTCCCGTGCCCCACCGATTGCTCCTTAGCACTGTCCgtctcctgcccagcccagcccagcccgtgtTCTGACACATCCTGGTTCCCTCTCTGCACCTGATTCCTCTTCCTTCTCTGGAGGAACCCCAGCCTCAGGACTGATCCTCCCTTCCTgtcacaaccctcccccccccccccctcacaatCAAGCTCCCTTTCCTGACTGAGGACTGGTTCCACCTGGTACTGTCGCTTCCAGCTCTGTCCTAGGGCACCTGGATTCCTATGTGGGGAACTCATTCTCCTTCCTTGTCCAGGATACCCTAACCTCCTCTGCATTGATCTCCTCCCTTGGTGCCCTTTTCTCCAAACTGATCTTGCTCTCTATGATGGTGACCGAAACAAACCTCTTCAAGACTGGGTCGTCCTCAGGCCTGACCTCCCTCCTTGTGCTGGAGTCCTGGACCAAGCACCCTTTCTCCGGACTAATCCCCCTTTACCCTTTTTGCTGGGGTCCCCTTTGTGCATGGGGCACCCTGATTCTTCCCCTCTAGAGGACTGATTCTCTCATATCCTTTTCTAAGTGGCCCACTGTGGCTCCAtacatcttttccatccatgtgtggaatcatTTTTTATATGTGCAAAAGGATGccaccaagagaaacaaaaaCCTGCTTGTGGGCGCTCTCCCAATCACCtgagcatttgaatctctcctgagaaaCCACACAAATGTACATCTCACAGAGAGCCCTGACCATAACCCTCCACTCTGTATGCTGGGAGGAATCCCAGATTCAGTGGGTGGGATGCAGTGGAGAAAGGAGGGCTGACACCGACCTCCAGTTCTCATTCTGGGAATAGGGATTTAagagtttaaatggttaaccaataacaCGATGCTTATCGGCTACTGTTAATGATTGAACTCTGAAGGGGCAGCAGTTAAACTGTGTaactgatagaatttttatcaggtgcccagttaatatttttattcagttTTTACATCCCTCTCTGGGGGTATCCCCGACTCCTCTTCCTCCACTGAGGGAGAATTGCTGGCACAGTTATACTTCTTCTAAGGTCTGTGGTGACATGGAGAGATTCCACCATTGTGTGGATATCAACTTTTGATAATGTATTAACACTTCCGCTCTTCCCAGAGGAGATATTGATGGTTGGCTTATGTCTTATTGTAGGATAAGACTGTTCCAATCCCTGAAAAACTAAATGAATGGGCCCCACGCCCTCCCCCGGAATTTGTGAGAGATGTTATGGGTAAGGATGCTGTTCTTCTGATAACTCTAGAGCGAATGGCCTAACCTGAGATGAGTGTGTAATAAAGAGTAGTGCAAGTGCTCTTCTGCTGTCCACCTCTGGTAAGAAAAGAGCCTGGAATGTGAGTTGGGTGGCATTTTTCCAAATGGTCTTTTTATTAGTCTATAttagtggtgggcagcctgcaggctgtgtgtggcccactggggctccacctgcagcccacagacCCAAGTCTGCCCTGCTCCTCCAATATGCCTcttggagccctgcacttcctacgcctcccgccccctccctatTCCGAGCTGGAATGCCACAAATCATCTGTTTAGatctgttccagctctgggagggagggggagaagcagggatggAGCGCAAATCAGGTGATTGGTGGTGCCCCGAAtgtgctgggagggaggtggagatgtAGGAAGTGGGGGGTGCTAGTGCCCCAGTATGCGAGTGGTGCCTCGGGGAGGAGGCAGATGGAGACCGCTGGGCTGCAGGCAGAACCCCGGTGGACTGCAGTCCacggaggtgaaggagggccacttgtgCCTACTCtgtggttgcccatcgctggtctACGTTGTGGCTGATTATTTTCAGAGTATAATGTGAACAGCACCTAAGCCTCCCCAGAAAGCTTGTCTGCACTGTGTGGGTAGAGGCAAGTGCAGCAGTACTGATAGTGAGAAGGATCTGCCCTTCTCTgggatttcaaagtgctttggaAATGCAAATTCAGACTTCATAGCTCCTTCTGTGAGTGTATTATCCCTATGTCTCAGAAGGTGGGAAACTGAGATGCATAATAAACATCTGTgctaggatgtaaaatcccctttaattggttaaccggtggTAACAGCATATTTGCTGGGCAAACTTGTGATGGTCTTTACTTCCTACAATGTCTGTCAGCTATAGCCCATTGGCCTCCATGTGGGAGCATCTTAGATGTTAGCCTCTTAGTCATTTTAAAACAGGAATTTTGTCCAACTCGGTCTCCAAAGACAAGCCCCAGAGCTGCTGAGTCCTTGCAGAGCGCACCAGACTCTGCTGCTGCACCATGGATCATTCCCTTTGCTCTCTGAGTAGCAGACTGTCTACTGACACCTGTGCCATTGGCAGGTTCTAGCGCTGGAGCCGGCAGTGGGGAATTCCATGTGTACCGACATCTGCGTCGGCGAGAGTACCAGAGGCAGGACTTTATGGATGCCATGGCTGAGAAAGTAAGTGGGCCCCTTATTGCAGTCCGTTGTCCGACTGCTCAGTGTTCATTGCATTTTTTTTTGAGTGAGAGAGAAATCGGATTCACTTCGAACTGGCTGGTTTTCCTAATATGGGATGTGTGGGGTCCAGGAAAACCTGCATTAACACAGCAGGCTTATTGCATAAGACCCGTGTCATTCTCTCTGTAGGGCAATGGTCACCAACTAGTAGCTCAGgatctgacaggtgatcttgattggcttggctgggaggctatcaagtgctggcatttcagtgtcccctccttgcactgccctgctgctcctgcccagagcctcagctgtcccccggaagcctcctgcttgttgtgcagagtgAGGGAGacaggggcactgatgtcactctCCCCCTCCGCTGTACCCCATCTTCCcagagtgaggagggcagggcctcaggaaaggggtggggtagggggtaTTTGTGTTTGTGGTAGATCCTGGAccgacttaaattcaaaaagtgatcttgtgcttaaaaaagttAAAGACTACTGCTGTAGGGGATGACCTGGCTGGAGGTGGACTAAGCCAGAGCTCTTGTGCCCCTATTCCCAAATATGactttaaaatgctttaaaaatcaaTAGAAACATGAGTAGATTCTTCCCAGTCAACAAAAGGAGCCACATTGGTTACTTGGTTTACAAAGACAGCATCAAAACAAACACTTGTTGAAGTCAGGAATCAAAAATTGCACACTCCTGAACTTGCACTTAAGTCCTGGACCTGCAATACTTTAGCACTGCTCTCCCACGGACCTTTGTCCCCATTTGATTCCCCCTCTCAGCAAATCTTTCAAATATTTGTATGGTGCTGCTGATATCTTCCATATAATTCCCTCATGTCTCTTATAGAACTTTATAGGGCCAAATCCTCAGGTTCTTGCTGTCTTCATGTTGATTAAGTCTCcacccttttcctcctcccctcagctaaAGGTCTTGGAATGCGGCTTATGCTATTAAATTTTACGTACAACGTTATTCTTATCAGTACacacttaatttaaaaaagcacCCACAGCAAACCCGCTGGCAAATCTCCCCACTGTGTCTGAGATCTCTCCCTACATTCATTTATATAATCACATTGTTTAAATTGTAACCAAAATATCACACAATCAATTACAGCAAAAACTAGATGACGAATACcagaagaaactggagaagaatAAGATGATTGCAGAGGAGCAAACAGCAAAACGCAGAAGGAAGCGGTAAGGGCAAATGCTCCTGGGAGACTGAGCACAGGAACGCTACATGCTTTATGATCTGCCCGTAGCTATGAACTGTGGCTCAATGCTGTCTTCCGCTGTCCAGATCTTTCAGCTCTGATTTCTGGCTACAAAGACCAGTTTCAAAAGTGTCTCCATTACACTTTTAAATGAGTATCTGTAGTGCTCGGAGCCAAGAACTTTTAAGTTGAGAAAATGACTGTGCATCTTGGGTATTTGCAGGGATATGAGTCTACAGGAAAAAGGCTGATGACTTTGTAGCTCAGTCTTCTGTGTAAGTCAACATGATTTATTCAGCTTATTGTTTTATGTGGATGTTCAGAAAGCCGTACCCATTTACATAGCAAAACGGATCTGTAGTCTATTTAAGTCACCAGTACTGAGTATGTGCTCTATATACCAGTAGTGAGTGAAAATATATTAAGTATATGGAACCACTGactaattaaaatgtttaaaaccaCATTATAACTGACTGCTATCCATCAGTATGTATAAGATTGACACTGCTAAATTCCTCCAGGAATTGAACAGGAATGATGGAGGCATGTGAATTTTGTACTGTTTAGTTCTATGCCTTTTAAAAACACCAGGGCAACTGAGAGGACTCAATTTTCAAAGATGTTGAGCCCTGACAGCTTCTGCTCACCACCACTGGAAGCCAGTTTTCAGGTTTCTAGTGACTGAAAGGTGCCACCTGTTGTTGAAAGGTCTGCAAAATTAGTTGTTTGTCTCAGTTAATGTATTTGAGCATAAGTATCCACATTGCCAACAGCCATGCCACTCTTGACTCTAACTGGTACCTTGTGAGCATCCTTCACATAAGGGCCAAGAAGAGAATAAGCCATGGAGAAGGAAATTCCATCCTGCTCCTACAGGTGTTCCCCACACCGATGGGGAGATGAGTCAGTAATAAATCAGTGTCCTTAGAGATAATTTTAAGTTAAAACCTTGTTCTTGATAacaccttccctttttttttaaatgtt
The nucleotide sequence above comes from Pelodiscus sinensis isolate JC-2024 chromosome 21, ASM4963464v1, whole genome shotgun sequence. Encoded proteins:
- the PRKRIP1 gene encoding PRKR-interacting protein 1 isoform X2, encoding MAAPSAPRPPRPRKEPQPLVIPRSAAEEQRLRLERLMKNPDKTVPIPEKLNEWAPRPPPEFVRDVMGSSAGAGSGEFHVYRHLRRREYQRQDFMDAMAEKQKLDDEYQKKLEKNKMIAEEQTAKRRRKRYFPGRLATSVCTGAAENGSSKME
- the PRKRIP1 gene encoding PRKR-interacting protein 1 isoform X1 — its product is MAAPSAPRPPRPRKEPQPLVIPRSAAEEQRLRLERLMKNPDKTVPIPEKLNEWAPRPPPEFVRDVMGSSAGAGSGEFHVYRHLRRREYQRQDFMDAMAEKQKLDDEYQKKLEKNKMIAEEQTAKRRRKRQKLKEKKLLAKKSKLDQKKPQEESDQSQEPQTSEEEGEEEEKDDDAEESSFVMGR